The Nostoc sp. 'Lobaria pulmonaria (5183) cyanobiont' genome window below encodes:
- the purE gene encoding 5-(carboxyamino)imidazole ribonucleotide mutase: MTPLVGIIMGSDSDLPTMKDAIAVCEEFGVESEVAIVSAHRTPERMVQYAQLAHQRGIKVIIAGAGGAAHLPGMVASLTPLPVIGVPVPTRNLQGVDSLYSILQMPGGIPVATVAIGNAKNAGLLAVQILATHQPELLEKVQQYRQTLCESVIAKQAKLEQLGYEQYLQQMF; the protein is encoded by the coding sequence ATGACTCCCCTAGTTGGTATTATCATGGGCAGCGATTCCGATTTGCCCACTATGAAAGATGCGATCGCAGTTTGTGAAGAATTTGGTGTTGAGAGCGAAGTGGCGATCGTTTCGGCTCACCGTACCCCAGAACGTATGGTGCAATATGCTCAACTTGCACACCAACGCGGTATTAAGGTAATTATTGCTGGTGCCGGTGGTGCAGCCCATCTACCTGGAATGGTAGCGTCTTTAACTCCCCTTCCTGTGATCGGTGTTCCTGTACCCACTCGGAACTTACAAGGTGTAGATTCTTTGTATTCTATTTTACAGATGCCTGGTGGTATTCCTGTGGCAACAGTAGCGATCGGTAATGCCAAAAATGCCGGACTTTTAGCAGTACAAATCCTCGCAACTCATCAACCAGAATTGCTAGAAAAAGTGCAACAATATCGCCAAACCTTATGTGAATCTGTAATTGCAAAGCAAGCAAAACTAGAACAACTAGGCTATGAGCAATATTTACAGCAGATGTTTTAA
- the nagA gene encoding N-acetylglucosamine-6-phosphate deacetylase, with translation MTQATQNSVDIINARVPGYKDLQMLLVNQEGIIEQILPMGTVKKDICASVIDVAGDWISLGGVDLQINGALGLAFPDLTAENAHILQKITQFLWDVGVDGFLPTLVTTSVEKIQRSLAVIANFTPLSVNGEGLGVRSSAKILGVHLEGPFLNYQKRGAHPAEYLLPLTIDEVKRVLGDYAHIVKVITLAPELDPTNEVIPYLRSLGITVSLGHSQATSAQAQLAFELGATMVTHAFNTMPPLHHREPGLLGAAITHPDVMCGFIADGEHVSPTMLQILLRASYQEKGLFLVSDALSPLGLPDGIYPWDSRQIGVQNGTARLADGTLSGTTLPLLVGVQNLVKWGICDVETAILLATDAPRQGIGLPGIAKSHSANLLRWHWDEATKELAWQRLLGKFRIQVKELR, from the coding sequence ATGACCCAAGCAACACAAAATTCTGTAGATATTATCAATGCTAGAGTACCTGGTTACAAAGATTTGCAGATGCTCTTGGTTAATCAAGAGGGCATAATTGAGCAAATCTTGCCAATGGGTACAGTAAAAAAGGACATCTGTGCATCCGTGATAGATGTTGCAGGTGACTGGATTTCATTGGGTGGAGTTGATTTGCAAATTAACGGTGCGTTGGGTTTGGCATTTCCTGATTTGACGGCTGAAAATGCTCATATACTTCAGAAAATAACGCAATTTTTGTGGGATGTCGGGGTAGATGGATTTTTACCGACACTTGTGACAACTTCAGTAGAAAAGATTCAGCGATCGCTTGCAGTCATTGCTAATTTTACTCCCCTCTCTGTCAACGGAGAGGGGTTGGGGGTAAGGTCATCTGCCAAGATTCTCGGAGTACATCTAGAAGGCCCATTTTTGAATTACCAAAAGCGCGGCGCACACCCAGCAGAGTACTTGTTACCCTTAACAATTGACGAGGTAAAGCGGGTTTTGGGTGATTATGCCCATATTGTAAAAGTCATCACCCTAGCACCGGAGTTAGATCCCACAAACGAAGTAATTCCATATTTGCGCTCTTTAGGGATTACCGTTAGCTTAGGACATTCTCAGGCAACATCAGCCCAAGCGCAACTTGCTTTTGAACTTGGTGCAACGATGGTAACTCATGCTTTCAACACCATGCCACCGTTACATCACCGCGAACCAGGATTATTAGGGGCAGCAATTACCCATCCTGATGTGATGTGTGGTTTTATTGCTGATGGTGAACACGTTTCGCCCACGATGCTGCAAATTTTACTCCGCGCTAGTTATCAAGAAAAAGGGCTGTTCCTCGTTAGCGATGCCCTTTCACCTCTGGGACTACCCGATGGCATCTATCCTTGGGACAGTCGCCAAATCGGAGTTCAAAACGGTACAGCACGACTAGCCGATGGCACTTTATCGGGGACGACTTTACCCTTATTAGTGGGAGTGCAGAATTTGGTAAAGTGGGGGATTTGTGATGTAGAGACTGCTATTTTACTAGCTACAGATGCACCTAGACAAGGGATTGGTTTGCCTGGAATTGCCAAGAGTCACTCCGCTAATTTATTACGCTGGCATTGGGATGAAGCGACAAAAGAACTAGCTTGGCAGCGATTATTGGGCAAATTTCGCATCCAGGTAAAAGAATTAAGGTGA
- a CDS encoding prohibitin family protein, which yields MRKITNFNSAGKLTAFLFLITLFLTPCVIVNAGERGVLMKFGEVQNQILGEGLHLIIPVVNTVKKLSIRVQKQEISAEASSKDLQNVFADVALNWHIIPQEANAIFQEIGDEQNVVIRIINPAVEEVLKAVMAKYTAEEIITKRGEVKSGVDDALSTRLGSYHVAVDDISLVHVHFSERFGEAVEAKQIAEQEAKRAEFIALKATKEAEAKVNLAKGEAEEHRLLRDGLTPEILQRQAIEKWNGKLPLIVSKEPPKLLNLSEFLKFDEN from the coding sequence ATGAGAAAAATTACAAATTTCAACAGTGCTGGTAAACTGACCGCTTTTTTGTTCCTGATAACTCTCTTCCTCACACCTTGTGTAATTGTAAATGCAGGGGAACGTGGTGTATTAATGAAATTTGGCGAAGTACAAAACCAGATATTAGGAGAAGGACTTCACTTAATTATTCCTGTAGTCAATACTGTGAAAAAGTTGAGTATCCGAGTCCAAAAACAGGAAATTTCTGCTGAGGCTTCTTCCAAAGATTTACAAAATGTTTTTGCCGACGTAGCTCTCAATTGGCATATTATTCCCCAGGAAGCAAATGCCATTTTTCAAGAAATTGGAGATGAACAAAATGTAGTTATTCGGATTATTAACCCAGCAGTTGAAGAAGTGCTAAAAGCAGTAATGGCAAAGTATACTGCTGAAGAAATTATTACTAAACGAGGAGAAGTCAAAAGTGGAGTAGATGATGCATTGTCCACACGACTGGGTAGCTATCACGTTGCTGTTGATGATATTTCTCTAGTTCATGTGCATTTTTCAGAACGATTTGGTGAAGCGGTGGAGGCAAAGCAGATTGCTGAACAAGAAGCAAAACGAGCAGAGTTTATCGCACTGAAAGCAACAAAAGAGGCTGAGGCAAAAGTTAATTTAGCTAAAGGAGAGGCTGAGGAACACAGATTATTACGTGATGGTTTAACTCCAGAAATTCTGCAAAGGCAAGCAATAGAAAAATGGAATGGTAAGTTGCCATTAATTGTAAGTAAGGAGCCTCCAAAATTGTTGAATTTAAGTGAATTTTTAAAATTTGACGAAAATTGA
- the murA gene encoding UDP-N-acetylglucosamine 1-carboxyvinyltransferase, translated as MNPSTSLPDAKIAPEADSSVLQIWGGHPLRGHVKISGAKNSALVIMAGALLCPGDCRIRNVPLLADVERMGQVLSALGVQLTRQGDILDINASEIKTSKAPYELVTQLRASFFAIGAILARLGVAQMPLPGGCAIGARPVDLHVRGLQAMGAEVQIEHGICNAYVPGSSRRLKGANIYLDIASVGATENLMMAATLAEGETIIENAAREPEVVDLANFCNAMGAKIKGAGTSRIIIEGVPKLHSVDYSIIPDRIEAGTFLLAAAITRSELILSPVAPEHLIPVIAKLRDIGVTIIDEKPDHLHILPAETLKATDIETQYHPGFPTDMQAPFMALLAVAEGDSVINESVFENRLRHASELNRLGADIRVKGNAAFVRGVPKLSGAPVLGTDLRASAALVIAGLAAEGQTTIQGLQHLDRGYDRLDMKLQQLGAKILRVGETSTDVEIAPSISSLSS; from the coding sequence ATTAATCCTTCTACCAGCTTACCAGATGCCAAAATTGCTCCAGAAGCAGACTCCTCAGTCTTGCAAATTTGGGGTGGGCATCCTTTGCGGGGTCATGTGAAAATTAGTGGGGCAAAAAATTCAGCACTGGTAATCATGGCTGGAGCCTTGCTGTGTCCGGGCGATTGTCGCATCCGTAATGTCCCTTTGTTAGCGGATGTAGAGCGGATGGGTCAGGTATTATCAGCTTTGGGTGTGCAATTAACCCGACAAGGCGACATTTTAGACATCAATGCCAGCGAGATTAAAACATCAAAAGCTCCCTACGAATTAGTTACCCAGTTGAGAGCGAGTTTTTTCGCCATTGGAGCGATTCTGGCAAGACTGGGAGTAGCACAGATGCCCTTACCAGGCGGTTGTGCGATTGGGGCAAGACCAGTTGACTTGCATGTTCGAGGACTGCAAGCAATGGGAGCGGAAGTACAAATTGAGCATGGCATTTGTAATGCCTACGTCCCTGGCAGCAGCCGGAGATTAAAAGGTGCGAACATTTACTTAGACATCGCCAGCGTTGGAGCGACAGAAAACTTGATGATGGCGGCTACCCTGGCAGAGGGGGAAACGATCATCGAAAATGCTGCCAGAGAACCGGAAGTAGTCGATCTAGCTAACTTCTGTAACGCGATGGGAGCGAAGATTAAGGGCGCGGGGACTAGCAGGATTATTATCGAAGGAGTCCCCAAGTTGCATTCTGTTGACTACAGCATTATTCCCGATCGCATTGAGGCTGGGACCTTTTTGCTAGCAGCAGCAATTACCCGCTCAGAACTTATTCTCTCGCCAGTCGCTCCAGAACATCTCATCCCAGTAATTGCCAAGCTGCGGGATATTGGAGTGACAATAATTGATGAAAAGCCTGACCACTTACACATTCTGCCAGCAGAAACCCTTAAGGCAACGGATATTGAAACTCAATACCATCCAGGTTTTCCCACAGATATGCAAGCGCCATTCATGGCTTTGCTGGCAGTGGCAGAAGGCGACAGCGTAATTAACGAATCCGTCTTTGAAAATCGCTTGCGTCATGCCTCAGAGTTGAATCGTTTGGGGGCAGATATTCGTGTCAAAGGCAATGCTGCTTTCGTTCGGGGAGTACCAAAATTATCTGGCGCACCGGTATTAGGTACAGACTTACGGGCATCGGCAGCGTTAGTCATCGCTGGACTAGCGGCAGAAGGACAAACCACAATTCAGGGTTTACAGCACCTCGATCGCGGCTACGATCGACTTGATATGAAGTTGCAGCAATTGGGGGCTAAAATCCTCCGCGTGGGCGAAACATCAACGGATGTAGAAATCGCTCCCAGCATCAGTAGCTTGTCAAGTTGA
- a CDS encoding TrmH family RNA methyltransferase, producing the protein MLTSLQNSLVKQIRKLHSTKERHKQHLFLLEGTHLLEEACAVNYPLETVCCTPEWQVAHSSLWEEACSQCDRAEIVSREVLDAIATTVQPDGVVATAKRSQRQTQLPFTGLALALETVQDPGNLGTMIRTAAAAGASGLWVSGDSVDLDSPKVLRASAGQWFRLATAVTEDLKATVQQSQQAGMQVVATLPDATLTYWEVDWRKPSMILLGNEGAGLSADLAAIADQQVRIPLSPGVESLNVAIAAALMLYEAQRQLICQ; encoded by the coding sequence ATGTTGACCAGTTTACAAAATTCCCTAGTCAAACAAATTCGCAAGCTACACTCCACCAAGGAGCGGCACAAGCAGCACTTATTTTTACTAGAAGGAACACACCTGTTAGAAGAAGCTTGTGCGGTCAATTACCCACTAGAAACAGTGTGTTGTACTCCAGAATGGCAAGTAGCCCACTCTTCGCTGTGGGAAGAAGCTTGTAGCCAATGCGATCGCGCCGAAATTGTCAGTAGAGAAGTTTTGGATGCGATCGCTACCACAGTCCAGCCGGATGGTGTGGTAGCAACGGCAAAACGAAGCCAACGCCAAACTCAACTACCATTTACTGGTTTAGCGCTAGCTTTAGAAACGGTACAAGATCCCGGCAACCTGGGTACGATGATTCGCACCGCCGCTGCCGCTGGAGCATCAGGGTTGTGGGTCAGTGGAGATAGTGTAGATTTAGATAGTCCTAAAGTTCTACGTGCTTCCGCAGGGCAATGGTTTCGCCTAGCAACAGCCGTAACCGAAGATTTAAAAGCGACAGTCCAACAAAGTCAGCAGGCAGGAATGCAGGTAGTGGCAACCTTACCTGATGCGACTTTAACTTATTGGGAAGTGGACTGGCGAAAACCCAGTATGATTTTACTGGGAAATGAAGGTGCTGGATTATCAGCAGATTTAGCTGCGATCGCAGACCAACAAGTAAGAATTCCTTTGAGTCCTGGGGTGGAATCCTTAAATGTGGCGATCGCAGCCGCTTTAATGTTGTACGAAGCTCAACGGCAACTAATTTGTCAGTAA
- a CDS encoding dipeptide ABC transporter ATP-binding protein: MSEALFCIENLRVAYPGRSGEEASWAVDDVSFTLQPGERMGLVGESGCGKSTIGRAVMRLLPASSRIQGRVTFQGKSVFDLTPNHLRKFRGEAIALIFQDPMTRLDPLMTIGKHCIETLQAHSPQLSTREAKEKALATLAKVNIPASRWNQYPHEFSGGMRQRVAIALALLLNPKFIVADEPTTSLDVTVSAQILQELTRLCGEENMGLLLISHDLAMVAEYCDRIGVMYNGKMVEMGSTETVFRQPQHEYTRSLLKAALHIQAVTDSGELIIANDAEKQLPIINQQSPILSVTELKQHYTIEPNFIERLLNTQTQTIKAVDGIDLDIYPGEILGLVGESGCGKSTLSRTILQLIRPTSGKVEFLGQDLTKLSRQEIRSSRRQIQMVFQDPHACLNPAMTVGQSIADPLFIHNLANPTKAKEQVLWMLNKVGLTPPEVYYERYPSDLSGGQQQRVAIARALITHPKLLICDEPVSMLDASVQSQVLDLMLQLKEEFELTYLFITHDLWLARFLCDRIAVMNGGKIVELGLTKKIFANPQHPYTKTLLAAAPLLARA, encoded by the coding sequence ATGAGTGAAGCCTTATTCTGTATCGAAAATCTGCGAGTTGCCTATCCTGGGCGGAGTGGAGAAGAAGCAAGCTGGGCGGTTGATGATGTATCTTTCACGTTGCAACCAGGTGAAAGAATGGGATTGGTGGGAGAGTCAGGTTGTGGTAAATCAACTATTGGACGGGCAGTAATGCGTTTACTACCAGCCTCTAGCCGTATTCAGGGACGGGTGACATTTCAAGGAAAATCGGTGTTTGACTTGACACCTAACCACCTGCGGAAATTTCGGGGAGAGGCGATCGCCTTAATTTTTCAAGATCCCATGACACGCCTCGATCCTTTGATGACGATTGGTAAGCATTGTATCGAAACCCTCCAGGCGCACTCACCACAATTATCAACGCGCGAAGCTAAAGAAAAAGCACTTGCTACCTTGGCAAAGGTGAATATTCCCGCTAGTCGTTGGAATCAGTATCCTCATGAGTTTAGCGGTGGAATGCGCCAACGGGTAGCGATCGCTTTAGCTTTACTCCTCAACCCCAAGTTTATTGTTGCTGACGAACCCACCACCAGTTTAGATGTCACCGTCTCCGCGCAGATATTGCAAGAATTAACTCGCCTGTGCGGTGAAGAAAACATGGGATTATTGCTGATTTCTCACGATTTAGCAATGGTAGCTGAATATTGCGATCGCATTGGCGTGATGTACAACGGTAAGATGGTCGAAATGGGTTCTACAGAAACCGTATTTAGGCAACCTCAACATGAATACACGCGATCGCTCTTAAAAGCAGCTTTACACATTCAAGCTGTAACTGATAGTGGAGAATTAATAATTGCCAATGACGCAGAAAAGCAATTACCGATTATTAATCAGCAATCTCCAATTTTAAGCGTTACAGAACTTAAGCAACACTACACCATAGAACCTAACTTTATCGAACGACTGCTTAACACACAAACGCAGACAATTAAAGCAGTAGATGGGATCGACTTGGATATTTATCCAGGAGAAATTCTTGGCTTAGTCGGGGAATCAGGTTGTGGCAAAAGCACACTCTCACGAACGATCTTGCAACTAATTCGTCCCACTAGTGGCAAAGTTGAGTTTTTAGGACAGGATTTAACTAAACTATCGCGTCAAGAAATTCGTTCCTCGCGGCGACAAATACAAATGGTCTTTCAAGATCCTCATGCTTGTCTCAATCCAGCTATGACAGTGGGACAAAGTATTGCAGATCCTTTATTTATTCACAATCTAGCTAATCCTACCAAGGCAAAAGAACAGGTTTTGTGGATGCTAAATAAAGTTGGATTAACACCGCCAGAAGTGTATTATGAGCGTTACCCGTCGGATTTGTCTGGTGGACAACAGCAACGAGTAGCGATCGCTCGTGCTTTAATTACTCACCCTAAACTCTTAATCTGTGATGAACCAGTGAGTATGTTAGACGCCAGCGTTCAGTCGCAGGTGCTGGATTTGATGTTGCAATTAAAGGAAGAATTTGAGTTAACTTATCTATTCATTACTCATGACCTTTGGTTAGCTCGATTTTTGTGCGATCGGATTGCCGTAATGAATGGCGGTAAAATTGTTGAACTCGGTCTTACAAAAAAGATTTTTGCTAATCCTCAGCACCCTTATACCAAAACCTTACTAGCTGCTGCTCCGTTACTAGCACGCGCTTAA
- a CDS encoding GNAT family N-acetyltransferase codes for MTIRHATETDLPAIVAIYNAAIPSRMATADLEPVSVESRLTWFKGRSPSQRPLWVIEVDGVIAGWLSFQSFYGRPAYSKTAEISIYIAPSFHRYGLGRQLLAQAISESPNLGLKSLVCFIFAHNHPSLKLFETFGFERWGHLPKIAELDSVERDLVIMGLRISKPVV; via the coding sequence ATGACTATTCGCCATGCGACTGAAACTGACTTGCCTGCAATTGTGGCAATTTACAATGCTGCAATTCCTAGCCGTATGGCAACCGCTGACTTAGAACCAGTATCCGTGGAAAGTCGCCTTACTTGGTTTAAGGGGCGATCGCCTTCACAACGCCCACTTTGGGTAATTGAAGTAGACGGAGTAATTGCCGGATGGCTTAGTTTCCAATCCTTTTATGGGCGACCCGCCTATAGTAAGACTGCGGAAATTAGTATTTACATCGCCCCTAGCTTTCATCGGTATGGCTTGGGACGGCAACTCTTAGCACAAGCAATTAGCGAAAGTCCTAATTTAGGTCTAAAGAGCCTAGTATGCTTCATTTTTGCCCACAATCACCCCAGTTTAAAACTCTTTGAAACATTTGGTTTTGAACGCTGGGGACATTTGCCTAAGATTGCCGAACTTGACAGCGTTGAAAGGGACTTAGTGATCATGGGACTGCGAATTAGTAAACCTGTTGTTTAA
- the nadC gene encoding carboxylating nicotinate-nucleotide diphosphorylase: protein MSNSGVLPPWLVLDPLLRAWLVEDIGRGDRTTNTLLVEDVTLGSATWIAKASGIIAGLPVAAKVFQILNEKVSFVAMADEGAWCEPGQIIAEIHGSLDALLMGERVALNLAMRLSGIATLTNIYVEKIADLPAQLVDTRKTTPGLRLLEKYATALGGAINHRMGLDDAVMIKDNHIAAVGGIGEAVTRIRSQIPYPLTIEVETESLEQVKEALQHNADIIMLDNMPLDIMRQAVLLIRQQDNRVKIEASGNVTLETIRGVAETGVDYISSSAPITQSKWLDLSMRIVL from the coding sequence GTGAGCAATTCTGGTGTTTTGCCTCCCTGGCTGGTTTTAGATCCTCTTTTGCGTGCCTGGTTGGTGGAGGATATTGGCAGGGGCGATCGCACAACAAATACGCTACTAGTAGAAGATGTGACGCTAGGCTCTGCTACATGGATCGCAAAAGCTTCTGGGATAATTGCTGGCTTACCAGTTGCAGCTAAGGTGTTTCAGATATTGAATGAAAAAGTCAGCTTTGTGGCGATGGCAGATGAAGGTGCATGGTGTGAGCCGGGACAGATAATAGCTGAAATCCATGGTTCACTGGATGCGCTGCTGATGGGGGAACGAGTCGCGCTCAACTTAGCTATGCGGTTGAGTGGGATTGCGACGCTGACTAATATATATGTAGAGAAAATTGCTGATTTACCTGCTCAGTTGGTGGATACGCGTAAAACTACGCCAGGGCTGAGACTGTTGGAAAAGTACGCGACTGCTTTGGGTGGGGCAATTAATCACCGGATGGGGTTGGATGATGCGGTGATGATTAAGGATAATCACATTGCGGCAGTTGGGGGAATTGGAGAAGCAGTTACCCGTATTCGTTCTCAGATTCCTTATCCCTTGACAATAGAGGTTGAGACAGAAAGTTTAGAACAGGTGAAAGAAGCTTTGCAGCACAACGCGGACATTATTATGTTGGACAATATGCCTTTGGATATAATGCGTCAGGCGGTACTGTTGATTCGCCAGCAGGATAACCGAGTGAAAATTGAAGCTTCGGGGAATGTGACTTTGGAAACGATTCGCGGCGTGGCGGAAACGGGTGTTGACTATATTTCTAGCAGTGCGCCGATTACTCAATCAAAGTGGCTAGATTTGAGTATGAGGATTGTACTTTAA
- a CDS encoding COP23 domain-containing protein — translation MSSQMLRLISLGSLGLSLCLGNSAAMAQYDSNGDGVVVPTVPSGGTSAPVPIDTSTGVPPSTDGTTRFTCQTYNGQYTVMYQPQSQPGQFFPWAAPAALGGGWDAQRRCAAIASRLELYRPDGLQELQTAVENNENIVCVTTETNPTCRIVLTVPNGKDPYVIRNSIFQNLTTADSGQQTIAVNTYGDRSSGGNELYNLGRTLLGGGNNRVSSSRSAINLKPFLDRQDGGTGNNLRSGVAIRRQSQPNGARLNPGKFR, via the coding sequence ATGTCATCACAAATGCTGCGGTTGATATCTTTGGGCAGTCTTGGCTTATCTTTGTGTCTGGGCAATTCGGCAGCGATGGCACAATATGATTCTAATGGCGATGGTGTAGTAGTACCAACAGTACCATCAGGCGGCACATCAGCACCAGTCCCAATAGACACATCGACAGGCGTACCACCCTCAACTGACGGTACAACTCGGTTTACTTGTCAGACTTACAATGGACAGTATACTGTCATGTATCAGCCCCAAAGTCAACCAGGACAATTCTTTCCTTGGGCGGCACCTGCGGCTTTGGGCGGTGGTTGGGATGCACAAAGGCGTTGTGCAGCAATTGCTAGCCGTTTAGAACTTTATCGCCCAGATGGCTTACAAGAACTCCAGACAGCCGTAGAAAATAACGAAAATATTGTCTGCGTTACAACTGAAACTAACCCAACCTGTAGAATTGTGCTAACAGTCCCCAATGGGAAAGATCCCTATGTTATCCGCAATAGCATTTTTCAAAACTTGACTACTGCTGACAGTGGACAGCAGACTATAGCCGTTAACACTTATGGCGATCGCAGTAGTGGAGGCAACGAATTATATAATTTAGGACGTACACTTTTAGGCGGTGGCAATAATCGGGTTAGTTCATCTAGAAGTGCGATTAATTTGAAACCTTTCCTCGATCGCCAAGATGGCGGTACTGGAAACAATTTGCGGAGTGGAGTAGCAATTCGTCGTCAGTCTCAACCTAACGGTGCTCGTCTAAATCCTGGTAAGTTTCGGTAA